One window of the Micropterus dolomieu isolate WLL.071019.BEF.003 ecotype Adirondacks linkage group LG08, ASM2129224v1, whole genome shotgun sequence genome contains the following:
- the LOC123975403 gene encoding transcription factor HES-5-like, producing the protein MAPTVFGQASFSKEHLTPAHKLRKPMVEKLRRDRINTSIEQLKSLLGPEFLRQQPDSKQEKADILEMAVSYLRVWQQQKQQQQQQQASGTSGLMTASDGYSHCVQEAVSFLSHCELQTQAHRRLLSHFQGLQPSSRTSQSPCTLSPPGSPLHQVSSSKGVSQVSCALWRPW; encoded by the exons ATGGCACCCACTGTTTTTGGACAAGCAAGCTTTTCTAAGGAACACCTGACTCCTGCTCATAAG ctgagAAAGCCAATGGTGGAGAAACTGCGCAGAGACCGCATCAACACCAGCATCGAGCAGCTGAAATCCCTGTTGGGTCCTGAGTTCCTCAGGCAGCAGCCCGACTCCAAGCAAGAGAAGGCGGACATCTTGGAGATGGCCGTGTCCTATCTGAGAGTctggcagcagcagaaacagcagcagcagcagcagcaggccagCGGGACCTCTGGCCTGATGACAGCCAGTGATGGCTACTCCCACTGCGTGCAGGAGGCTGTCAGCTTCCTGTCCCACTGCGAGCTCCAGACTCAGGCCCACAGACGGCTGCTCAGCCACTTCCAGGGCCTGCAGCCATCCAGCAGGACCAGCCAGAGTCCCTGCACCCTCTCCCCGCCTGGCTCTCCGCTCCACCAAGTCAGCTCCAGCAAGGGTGTGAGCCAGGTCAGCTGTGCTCTGTGGAGGCCCTGGTAG